In Sphingobacterium zeae, one genomic interval encodes:
- a CDS encoding TonB-dependent receptor — MKGIVLYRFLLFFGLFILTGSKSLGQNNLADIQVSIDTQNKEIIQILTEIHRNYGLSMSYDEQIFNKNIIYGRNFNKASLEEVLHYLLRDSRIGFTMINRALIFYKEDKDFTIKGRVVDSLSGESLIGATLMIPEKNKSSLSNKYGFYSLTLPQGDYSCFVSYLGYKTRAVRLNSQLEDGYVLIKLAPAGLSLNEVVVDIDSSLMVQYTGHFTDKINWPRARRNAFYKGEADIMKVLQMQNGINGLTEGGSNLFVRGSGKDQNLILLDEAVVYNPSHLFGLTSVFNSDILKNTQVYKDALPANLGGRLSSIMDMSTRDGDANNFHVFGGASLLVTRLGAEGPFIKKGKGAFIATARTSLSNVLNTDYRLFNVKGNYSDYNVKLNYTLDNRNRIYLSGYYGQDKVTSSNKNTNRWGNWTSTLRWNHVHSSRLFLNLSAIFSDYHNKLDISKPESPDNQIWLTRIRDLSLKSDFTYFMGLDRTLDFGLQGTLHRFKPGEISPINSNNEDNIFRAQAYDYAGYISFNWKVDSAFRVIIGTRVNAFFNTSFGRYYLLGTGQSKPLANDAEKKKSYYGLEPRLSLQYKLGADYALRLGYSRSYQYLQLLQNDELAFSSLEAWVPAGPNIKPQYADVFSFRVNRLMYKGNIGLEGYWKKMGNQVELIDHAQLILNPFIETQLRQGNGRAYGLELSINQRFGDLSASILYSWSRSFRKINGINKGKEYVANFDIPHVLKSNLSYDLGRSVHFSAFYTIHTGRPLTYPIGFMEYEGIYVPVYSSRNSQRMPTFSRLDLNCSVDLETSQQRQRGTRHTLNFGLYNVFNQRNPLYYSFSEDSNGNLAIKKNSFSGRVPSISYAMRF; from the coding sequence ATGAAGGGTATTGTTCTGTATCGTTTTCTCCTTTTTTTCGGGCTGTTTATTTTGACCGGTTCGAAATCACTGGGTCAAAATAATCTAGCTGATATCCAGGTATCCATTGACACCCAAAATAAAGAGATTATTCAGATTTTGACAGAGATTCATCGAAACTATGGTCTGTCAATGTCGTACGATGAGCAGATTTTCAATAAAAATATCATCTATGGCAGAAATTTCAATAAGGCGAGTCTGGAGGAAGTACTACATTATTTGCTGAGGGATTCTAGAATCGGTTTTACAATGATCAATCGGGCATTGATTTTCTATAAGGAAGATAAGGATTTTACCATTAAAGGACGTGTTGTTGATAGTTTAAGTGGGGAGAGTTTGATCGGTGCGACCTTAATGATCCCTGAGAAGAATAAAAGCAGCCTGAGCAATAAATATGGATTTTATTCACTTACGCTTCCGCAAGGAGATTACAGTTGTTTTGTTAGCTATTTGGGTTATAAGACCCGTGCGGTTCGATTGAACTCCCAACTGGAGGATGGCTACGTACTTATTAAGCTTGCACCTGCGGGTTTGAGCCTAAATGAAGTTGTGGTGGATATAGATTCTTCGTTGATGGTCCAATATACCGGTCATTTTACTGATAAAATTAACTGGCCTCGAGCGCGCAGAAATGCATTTTATAAAGGTGAGGCCGATATTATGAAGGTTTTACAAATGCAAAATGGTATCAACGGATTGACGGAAGGAGGAAGTAATTTATTTGTTCGCGGGAGTGGTAAGGATCAGAATTTGATTCTTCTTGATGAGGCGGTGGTCTATAATCCTTCGCATTTATTTGGTTTAACCTCTGTTTTTAATTCAGATATCTTAAAAAATACGCAAGTGTATAAAGATGCACTTCCTGCAAATTTAGGTGGACGTCTTTCCTCTATTATGGATATGAGCACGAGGGATGGTGATGCCAATAATTTCCATGTTTTTGGTGGAGCCAGTTTGCTTGTTACGCGACTGGGAGCAGAGGGACCTTTTATTAAAAAAGGTAAAGGTGCCTTTATTGCTACTGCACGGACCAGTCTATCCAATGTATTGAATACGGATTATCGCCTGTTCAATGTAAAAGGTAACTATAGCGACTATAACGTCAAATTGAACTATACACTTGACAATAGAAATCGTATCTATTTATCTGGGTATTATGGCCAGGATAAAGTTACCTCATCGAATAAAAATACAAATCGCTGGGGCAATTGGACCTCAACCTTACGTTGGAACCATGTGCATAGTTCGCGATTGTTTCTAAACCTCTCCGCGATATTCAGCGATTACCATAATAAGTTGGATATCAGTAAGCCGGAATCTCCGGATAATCAAATCTGGCTGACTCGAATACGTGATCTCAGTTTGAAATCGGATTTCACCTATTTTATGGGTTTAGATCGTACCTTGGATTTTGGACTTCAGGGGACACTGCATCGTTTTAAACCAGGGGAGATATCTCCTATAAATAGCAATAACGAAGATAATATCTTTAGGGCACAGGCCTATGATTATGCGGGTTATATTTCTTTCAACTGGAAAGTAGATTCTGCATTTCGCGTTATCATTGGGACCAGGGTAAATGCTTTCTTTAATACGTCTTTTGGACGTTATTATCTTCTTGGTACTGGGCAATCAAAACCATTGGCAAATGATGCTGAAAAAAAGAAATCGTATTATGGTTTGGAGCCTCGCCTCTCGCTACAATATAAATTGGGAGCAGATTATGCATTACGATTGGGTTATAGTCGGAGCTATCAATACTTGCAACTCTTGCAAAATGATGAGCTCGCATTTTCCTCTTTGGAGGCATGGGTACCCGCGGGTCCAAATATAAAACCGCAGTATGCGGATGTATTTTCTTTTCGTGTCAATAGATTAATGTATAAAGGCAATATTGGGCTGGAAGGCTATTGGAAGAAAATGGGAAATCAGGTCGAATTGATTGACCATGCACAGCTCATTCTCAATCCTTTTATCGAAACGCAGTTGCGACAGGGAAATGGGCGGGCTTATGGACTGGAATTGTCCATCAACCAGCGCTTTGGAGATTTGTCAGCTAGCATACTCTATAGTTGGTCTAGATCTTTTCGAAAGATAAATGGGATCAACAAAGGGAAGGAATATGTAGCTAACTTTGATATCCCTCACGTGCTTAAGAGTAATTTGTCTTATGACTTGGGACGCAGTGTTCATTTTAGTGCTTTCTATACAATTCATACTGGAAGACCTTTAACTTATCCAATTGGATTTATGGAATACGAGGGGATCTACGTACCAGTTTATTCCAGCCGTAATTCTCAGCGTATGCCCACTTTTAGTCGATTGGATCTGAATTGCTCAGTAGATCTGGAAACTAGTCAACAGCGGCAACGGGGTACACGGCATACATTGAATTTTGGTTTATACAATGTTTTTAATCAGCGGAATCCGCTTTATTATAGTTTTTCGGAAGATAGTAATGGAAACTTAGCTATCAAAAAAAACTCGTTCTCTGGACGGGTACCATCAATCAGTTACGCAATGAGATTTTAA
- a CDS encoding AcvB/VirJ family lysyl-phosphatidylglycerol hydrolase, which produces MKTEQFRAVTLLMLLFFCLCLSGFIQAGNLPNYVIPLKDNTNKQKTMLVFITGDGGYNDFSKSLLAYFTQEGYPRLVIDAKKYFWKKKDPQEAGLDFERYIDHFKKEWNCDQIYIIGHSFSAGVLPFVLSNFSDPLKKTIRHVTFLSPDQYASFEVTISTMLNWKQKANGYDVLAEIMKLRQFPATYVFCREGEEDLVRMYRNAGLKVDVLAGPHNYNRDFKTIYNTIRLR; this is translated from the coding sequence ATGAAAACTGAACAATTTAGAGCGGTCACGCTACTTATGCTTTTGTTTTTCTGCTTATGTTTGAGTGGATTTATCCAGGCAGGCAATCTTCCTAACTATGTAATACCACTTAAGGATAACACGAATAAACAGAAAACCATGCTGGTATTTATCACAGGGGATGGTGGCTATAATGATTTTAGCAAGAGTTTACTTGCTTATTTTACACAGGAGGGATATCCCCGGCTGGTGATTGATGCTAAAAAATATTTTTGGAAGAAGAAAGATCCACAGGAAGCGGGGCTGGATTTTGAACGGTATATAGATCATTTCAAAAAGGAATGGAACTGCGATCAGATCTATATTATCGGTCATTCATTTTCGGCGGGTGTGTTACCTTTTGTCCTCAGTAATTTTTCAGATCCGTTAAAAAAAACGATCCGGCATGTGACTTTTTTATCACCGGATCAGTATGCAAGTTTTGAGGTAACAATTTCGACCATGCTCAACTGGAAGCAGAAAGCAAATGGCTATGATGTGCTCGCTGAAATTATGAAACTAAGGCAATTTCCGGCTACTTATGTGTTTTGTCGTGAGGGAGAGGAAGATCTTGTGAGAATGTATCGAAACGCGGGACTAAAAGTCGATGTATTGGCCGGACCACATAACTACAATCGCGATTTTAAAACAATATACAATACGATTCGATTAAGATAA
- a CDS encoding DUF5686 and carboxypeptidase-like regulatory domain-containing protein, with protein MQGFFMRYRFLLFLVFFTSRIFGQGASLTGIVLDATTEKPIQGVTVKLSNTTKSVGTNKEGQFSMSSMPDNWTLIFSAVGYKKQLFPMSVAQGKKVLIIRLEDEQQSLDEVVVLAPKRKKYSNKHNPTVDLIHKVIERRDENNALNAAIGNYREYEKLSMSLAIQNQKVDKSRLLKRFVFLKQGMDTLKYPGRSLVPIFMDEKIGQRQLDKAKGNTFVLLGENQSRVDQYLDEDGIDEYLDKIYGETNIYDTDVSIGNRRFLSPIATLGPSFYKYYLVDTLKEKKPWHVKIRVEPRNREDALFSGYIYIRLDGTYALDQAELSINEATNINWVRSLNIELNYVEDKAHRFFLSRGVLRIDLGIFKDGMGLFGEKVTNRSVLDSLQLSLNVKGVTGRGAENPNAINWEQTRPEKLSKLEQQAFTNIDSLKQSKSFKNLMALGSFIMSGYYGRGVIEIGSVPSFYSFNPIEGSRFKFGGNTTDAFSKTLLLEGYAAYGTRDRQWKYNLGATYSFNKQSVYKFPVKLLSVKVNKEVQVPGQDFNFIDNDNFLLSFRRGENDKMFYLQRRQVEYFQEFENHLSFKLGFFNQILSPAGILKFDHSAFRRSRDNELWTSAFTGELRWAPEEKIYQGKRYRRIINTGKPVFTLAAQIGVKGVLGGDYNYQRFIFSANKRFYGSQFGFTDAVFESGIQFGKVPYPLMIIHRANQTYSYQLNSYNLMNSMEFMSDKYTSLLLQHSFNGFFLNKIPFLKKLDLREIASVKVLYGKVDASNRYTKNFDTTPKHPSEPQLFSLNRGAYVEGSVGLSNIFKILRIDLVRRFTYLDNPGVSPWGVRAKIGVDF; from the coding sequence ATGCAAGGTTTTTTTATGCGATATCGTTTTTTATTGTTTTTAGTGTTCTTTACTTCTCGAATATTTGGACAAGGAGCTTCACTGACAGGTATTGTCCTGGACGCTACAACCGAAAAACCAATCCAAGGTGTAACAGTAAAGCTTTCCAATACCACAAAATCTGTTGGTACAAACAAAGAGGGACAGTTTTCAATGTCTTCTATGCCTGATAACTGGACGTTGATATTCAGCGCCGTCGGTTACAAAAAACAGCTATTCCCGATGAGCGTTGCACAAGGAAAGAAAGTGCTTATCATCCGATTGGAAGATGAGCAACAAAGCTTGGATGAGGTTGTCGTACTTGCACCCAAGAGAAAAAAATACTCAAATAAACATAATCCAACGGTGGATTTGATCCATAAAGTGATCGAAAGGCGCGATGAAAATAATGCTTTGAATGCAGCCATTGGCAACTACCGAGAATACGAGAAGCTTTCCATGTCGCTCGCTATCCAGAATCAAAAAGTAGATAAATCCCGTTTATTGAAACGTTTTGTTTTTTTAAAACAGGGTATGGATACTTTGAAATATCCCGGTAGATCATTGGTGCCAATATTTATGGACGAAAAAATCGGACAGCGCCAATTGGATAAGGCCAAGGGAAATACGTTTGTATTATTGGGGGAGAACCAATCACGTGTAGACCAATATCTGGATGAAGATGGTATTGATGAATACCTGGATAAGATCTACGGCGAAACAAATATCTATGATACGGATGTGTCCATAGGAAATAGACGCTTTTTAAGCCCCATCGCCACACTGGGGCCATCCTTTTATAAATATTATCTGGTCGATACATTAAAAGAGAAAAAACCATGGCATGTTAAAATTAGGGTAGAGCCACGGAATAGGGAAGATGCGTTGTTTTCGGGTTACATTTATATTCGGTTGGATGGTACCTATGCGTTAGACCAAGCTGAACTATCTATCAATGAGGCAACGAATATCAATTGGGTACGAAGCCTAAATATTGAGTTAAATTATGTAGAAGATAAGGCTCACCGTTTTTTTCTCAGTAGAGGTGTGCTTCGGATAGATCTAGGGATTTTTAAGGATGGCATGGGATTGTTTGGTGAGAAAGTAACCAATCGTTCTGTGCTGGATTCTCTACAACTATCATTGAATGTAAAGGGTGTAACCGGTCGGGGGGCTGAGAACCCCAATGCGATCAATTGGGAACAGACAAGACCCGAAAAGCTAAGTAAACTGGAACAGCAGGCTTTTACCAATATTGACAGTTTAAAACAATCAAAGTCTTTTAAAAACCTGATGGCTTTAGGATCTTTTATCATGTCGGGCTACTATGGTCGTGGTGTGATTGAGATTGGATCTGTTCCTTCATTTTACAGTTTTAATCCAATAGAGGGTAGCCGGTTTAAATTTGGGGGCAATACAACTGATGCATTTAGTAAAACCTTGCTATTGGAGGGGTATGCAGCATACGGTACCAGAGATAGGCAATGGAAATATAATCTGGGTGCAACCTATTCTTTTAATAAGCAATCCGTGTATAAGTTCCCGGTCAAACTGCTTAGTGTAAAAGTGAATAAGGAAGTTCAGGTACCGGGGCAGGATTTTAATTTTATTGACAATGATAATTTTCTGCTTTCTTTTAGACGGGGTGAAAATGATAAGATGTTTTATCTGCAACGGAGACAGGTGGAATACTTTCAGGAATTTGAAAACCATCTTTCGTTTAAACTGGGTTTCTTCAATCAGATTTTAAGTCCTGCGGGGATTCTCAAGTTTGACCATAGCGCATTCAGACGGAGTCGTGACAACGAGTTGTGGACCTCAGCTTTTACGGGGGAGTTACGTTGGGCTCCTGAGGAAAAAATCTATCAGGGAAAACGCTATAGACGTATCATTAATACAGGAAAACCTGTTTTTACATTGGCGGCACAGATAGGTGTGAAGGGCGTTTTGGGCGGAGATTATAATTATCAGCGTTTCATCTTTAGCGCGAATAAGCGATTCTATGGATCACAATTTGGTTTTACGGATGCTGTATTCGAGTCTGGTATACAGTTTGGCAAAGTTCCCTATCCACTCATGATTATCCACCGTGCAAACCAGACTTATTCCTATCAGTTGAACTCGTATAATTTGATGAATTCCATGGAATTTATGAGTGATAAATATACATCGCTGTTGCTGCAGCATTCTTTCAATGGTTTTTTTCTGAATAAGATCCCATTCCTTAAGAAGTTGGATCTTCGTGAAATCGCTTCGGTAAAAGTGCTCTACGGTAAAGTAGATGCATCCAATCGCTATACCAAAAACTTTGATACAACTCCTAAGCATCCCAGCGAACCGCAGTTATTTTCGCTCAATCGTGGGGCTTATGTGGAAGGTAGCGTCGGGCTGAGTAATATCTTCAAGATCCTGCGTATAGATCTGGTTCGTCGTTTTACCTATCTGGACAATCCGGGGGTATCGCCCTGGGGTGTACGGGCGAAAATTGGTGTCGATTTTTAA
- a CDS encoding phosphatidylglycerol lysyltransferase domain-containing protein produces MMKNKMLIWKSFLGLLMIFGALYFFANQRQELSSSLQLIQSSSLFWIAVGMVISLAYIAMQGLVYVYSFKSLRQKLSLGGATRLFLKRNFISVFLPAGGFTSLAFFKKEVNQEGISDSSSNLASVIYAVISLVSLFILCLVVFLFIGIAGLDLQLVGIMLAFTALLIAFGWYCRSFYQQGQAFHLTVRYFPSVATIWEELNENGVDFKAVFQSLLWATAIEFVGILHIYIAMLALGFDTSLSACTVTYAVGTLVYCFSPLMKGVGLIEVSMVVVLCSFGYTEEQAISISLLYRLFEFWGPLALGGMSFFVNKNNIFVRILPSVFIFAMGIINIISVLTPAIHSRIAVLKQFISYDALNFSNAAVLFFGILLVMCSGFLLKGLRTAWYAAVALCSLSIVANLSKGLDFEEAWFAFLVLLMLLYSSRHYFVQSNRKLTMPNLGLVLWPIGVVLLYGIIGFYFLNARHFNMDFTIVNAVASTLHSFVLLNGDVAEPQTAIGQYFLYSINFFSVVSLSALFYWLVNPCQSAVVEMEGKIELAQKLLERYGKSPVDYFKTYGDKEIFLNDEETGFIAYKKCYGFAIVLEGPVCEDRESVIKELINSFERYCRRSSLKTAYYRVDGKYLRIFKQLGKKSFLIGEEAIVNVDSFSLEGKKRKSLRNAVNSIEKKGFVSNLYRAPLSNGLLQKLQVVSDHWLRDMKRSERVFSQGMFDLGKIKNSHVITLEDNEGRILAFLNIIPNYAPDEATYDLIRKLQDAPGGNMDVLIIRFLDYCKEEGYSYLNMGLAPFSGFDKKKGLVERLINFLYENNTYFRQPKGLREFKEKFDPCWVEKFVVYSHDLDLITVPLVIDKAMKSTAVK; encoded by the coding sequence ATGATGAAGAACAAAATGTTGATCTGGAAATCCTTTCTGGGACTATTAATGATCTTTGGAGCCTTATACTTTTTTGCCAATCAACGGCAGGAACTTTCCTCTTCTTTACAGCTTATCCAATCAAGCTCCTTATTTTGGATCGCGGTAGGTATGGTGATTTCTTTAGCCTATATCGCTATGCAGGGGTTGGTTTACGTCTATAGTTTCAAATCTTTGCGACAAAAACTTTCACTTGGTGGGGCTACTCGCTTGTTTCTGAAAAGAAACTTTATTAGTGTATTCTTGCCTGCCGGTGGATTTACTTCCTTAGCATTTTTCAAGAAGGAGGTCAATCAAGAAGGGATCTCTGATTCGAGTTCCAATCTTGCCTCAGTGATTTATGCAGTTATTAGCTTGGTTTCTCTCTTTATACTTTGCCTCGTAGTCTTTCTTTTTATAGGAATCGCTGGGCTCGATCTGCAATTGGTTGGGATAATGCTCGCTTTTACGGCCTTGTTGATTGCCTTTGGATGGTATTGCCGCTCATTTTATCAGCAGGGGCAAGCATTTCATTTAACTGTACGCTATTTTCCTTCGGTAGCGACAATCTGGGAAGAACTCAATGAAAATGGTGTAGACTTTAAAGCTGTTTTTCAAAGTTTACTCTGGGCAACAGCGATTGAATTTGTGGGCATCTTGCATATATACATTGCCATGCTTGCGCTCGGTTTTGACACTTCCTTGTCGGCTTGTACCGTGACCTATGCTGTGGGAACATTGGTTTATTGTTTTTCTCCACTGATGAAGGGTGTAGGGCTAATTGAAGTTTCCATGGTCGTAGTTTTGTGCAGCTTTGGCTACACCGAAGAGCAGGCTATTTCAATCTCATTGTTATACCGTCTATTTGAGTTTTGGGGGCCGCTTGCATTGGGTGGAATGAGCTTCTTCGTTAATAAAAACAATATTTTCGTACGGATACTTCCTTCGGTCTTTATTTTTGCGATGGGTATCATCAATATTATTTCGGTGTTGACACCCGCAATTCATAGCCGGATTGCTGTTCTCAAACAGTTTATATCCTATGATGCGCTCAACTTTTCCAATGCTGCAGTACTGTTTTTTGGCATTTTGCTGGTTATGTGTTCGGGATTTTTACTGAAAGGCCTGCGTACGGCCTGGTACGCTGCGGTTGCATTGTGTTCACTTTCCATTGTTGCTAATCTATCCAAAGGACTTGATTTTGAAGAAGCCTGGTTTGCCTTTCTGGTATTGCTGATGTTGCTTTATTCATCGCGACATTATTTTGTACAGAGCAACCGCAAACTGACGATGCCTAATCTAGGTTTGGTTTTATGGCCTATTGGCGTTGTGTTGCTCTATGGGATCATTGGATTTTACTTCCTTAACGCTAGGCATTTCAATATGGATTTTACGATCGTAAATGCGGTAGCTAGTACATTACACAGTTTTGTACTATTGAATGGAGATGTAGCCGAACCGCAGACTGCTATTGGTCAATATTTTTTGTATTCTATTAACTTTTTCAGTGTAGTTAGTCTTTCCGCATTATTTTATTGGCTGGTCAATCCCTGTCAATCAGCTGTAGTCGAGATGGAAGGAAAAATAGAACTTGCTCAAAAGTTGCTTGAACGTTATGGTAAATCTCCCGTAGACTATTTTAAGACCTATGGTGACAAAGAGATTTTTCTGAATGATGAAGAAACAGGGTTTATAGCCTACAAAAAATGTTATGGTTTTGCCATTGTCCTAGAGGGACCAGTCTGTGAGGATAGAGAGTCTGTGATAAAAGAACTAATTAATTCCTTTGAGCGGTACTGTCGTCGATCGAGTTTAAAAACAGCATATTATCGTGTCGATGGGAAATACTTAAGAATTTTCAAACAGCTAGGGAAGAAATCATTTTTAATCGGCGAGGAAGCTATTGTAAATGTAGACAGCTTTTCATTGGAAGGCAAGAAACGAAAGTCATTGCGGAATGCGGTAAATAGTATTGAAAAGAAGGGATTTGTATCCAATTTATATCGCGCTCCTTTATCAAATGGTTTGCTGCAGAAATTGCAGGTTGTTTCAGACCATTGGCTGAGGGATATGAAACGTTCGGAGCGTGTTTTCTCACAGGGGATGTTTGATCTTGGAAAGATTAAAAATAGCCATGTAATTACATTGGAAGACAACGAAGGTCGGATTTTGGCATTTCTGAATATCATTCCCAACTATGCTCCAGATGAAGCGACTTATGATCTGATACGCAAATTGCAGGATGCCCCAGGAGGGAATATGGATGTGTTAATTATCCGTTTTTTGGATTATTGTAAAGAAGAAGGCTATTCCTATTTGAATATGGGTTTGGCTCCTTTTTCGGGATTCGACAAGAAGAAAGGGCTTGTAGAACGTCTTATCAACTTCTTATATGAGAATAATACATACTTCCGTCAACCCAAAGGTTTGAGGGAATTTAAGGAAAAATTCGACCCCTGTTGGGTGGAGAAGTTTGTGGTTTATTCACATGATCTGGATTTGATAACAGTGCCTTTGGTGATTGATAAGGCTATGAAATCAACTGCCGTGAAGTGA
- a CDS encoding SixA phosphatase family protein: protein MDNSKKLYIIRHAKAETIPGINDFDRALTSEGIQHAKQVAEKLTAKLTLNENSVVISSPANRALQTARVFLDVMGSPSFDIQIEESIYECTYKHLLSVINTIPDHIDHVLLFGHNPTLTDLVEFLTRKSAYLRTSSFAEIKLDTGFTFQMLSGNCADLVQIID, encoded by the coding sequence ATGGACAACAGTAAAAAACTTTATATCATCCGACACGCCAAAGCCGAAACTATTCCCGGGATAAATGACTTTGATCGTGCATTGACATCCGAAGGCATACAACATGCAAAACAGGTCGCGGAGAAGCTGACAGCTAAACTGACACTCAATGAAAATAGTGTCGTTATCAGTTCTCCTGCCAATAGAGCCTTACAGACCGCCCGTGTTTTTTTGGATGTAATGGGATCTCCTTCTTTTGATATTCAAATTGAAGAATCTATTTATGAATGCACCTACAAACACTTACTTTCCGTCATCAATACCATCCCAGATCATATTGATCATGTCTTACTCTTTGGCCACAATCCAACATTGACCGACCTGGTTGAATTTCTAACCAGAAAGTCAGCCTACCTCCGTACTTCATCATTTGCGGAGATTAAACTCGATACTGGTTTTACCTTTCAAATGCTCAGTGGCAATTGTGCCGATCTTGTACAGATCATTGATTAA
- a CDS encoding glycosyl transferase — protein MNNFCTLFNSLYLSRGLAMYRSLEKCARNFHLYIFAFDDECYSILTRLQLAKATIIPLSDFEDEQLFAIKPTRTAGEYCWTCTPSIILYSIRKFGLSNCTYLDADLFFYADPIVLIEEAKGASVIITPHRYTPMYEDSESGGTYCVQFVYFKNSAEGIAVLEWWRAACIEWCYNRREPGRFGDQKYLDLWTTMFTGIHVLEHLGGGVAPWNVQQYDFERKIGQIWGKELASQQLFPVIFYHFHALKYADKNSFIPAGTYVMTDNDIELLYKPYIRTLVSAGREIKSLSNTVVSHEIKEIPRIRTSLRRMFKLYVFGKFREYYHQSYFLR, from the coding sequence ATGAATAATTTTTGCACCCTATTTAACTCACTGTATCTTTCAAGGGGATTGGCCATGTACCGCTCGCTTGAAAAATGTGCGAGGAACTTTCATCTTTATATTTTTGCATTTGATGATGAGTGCTACAGTATATTGACAAGATTACAACTCGCCAAAGCAACTATTATTCCACTGTCGGATTTTGAAGATGAGCAATTATTTGCCATAAAACCGACCCGTACAGCAGGCGAATATTGCTGGACTTGTACGCCTTCAATTATTTTATATAGCATTCGAAAGTTTGGTTTATCCAATTGTACTTATCTGGATGCCGATTTATTTTTCTATGCTGATCCTATCGTTTTAATAGAGGAGGCTAAAGGTGCGTCTGTAATTATCACACCACACCGCTATACGCCAATGTATGAAGACAGTGAATCTGGAGGAACTTATTGCGTACAGTTTGTCTACTTTAAAAACTCAGCTGAGGGCATAGCAGTGTTGGAGTGGTGGCGTGCAGCTTGTATAGAATGGTGCTATAATCGCAGAGAGCCGGGCCGTTTTGGCGATCAAAAATACCTAGATCTATGGACGACAATGTTTACAGGTATACATGTCCTGGAGCATTTGGGTGGAGGGGTAGCCCCTTGGAATGTTCAACAATATGATTTCGAACGAAAAATAGGTCAGATTTGGGGTAAAGAACTAGCTAGTCAACAATTATTTCCTGTGATATTCTATCACTTTCATGCCTTAAAATATGCGGACAAAAACTCCTTCATACCCGCAGGCACTTATGTAATGACCGATAACGACATAGAATTACTTTACAAACCTTACATAAGAACATTAGTAAGTGCAGGAAGAGAGATAAAATCATTGTCAAATACTGTTGTTTCGCATGAAATCAAGGAAATTCCACGTATCAGAACTTCGCTTCGCCGCATGTTTAAATTATATGTATTTGGCAAATTCAGAGAATACTATCATCAATCCTATTTTTTAAGATAA
- a CDS encoding sugar 3,4-ketoisomerase, translating to MAYQIDLKTFTDDRGHLTVIEKVIPFDVKRIFYIYGVDGSIRGGHRHHQTIQAAICLKGSCAIYNQDGINERVFELHSPDQCLILEPKDWHQMFDFSEDAILMVLASEYFDSTDYIYEPYFIHDRLREPTASQ from the coding sequence ATGGCTTACCAAATTGATCTAAAAACATTCACCGATGATCGAGGGCATCTAACGGTGATCGAAAAAGTAATTCCTTTTGATGTGAAACGCATATTCTATATTTATGGCGTAGACGGATCTATCCGAGGCGGACATCGGCATCATCAAACGATACAGGCTGCGATTTGCCTGAAAGGAAGTTGTGCTATTTATAACCAGGACGGAATTAATGAGCGCGTTTTTGAACTGCATTCGCCAGATCAATGCCTGATTTTGGAACCCAAAGACTGGCATCAGATGTTTGATTTTTCGGAAGATGCAATCCTTATGGTGCTCGCCTCCGAGTATTTTGATTCAACAGATTATATTTACGAACCCTATTTTATACATGATCGCTTACGAGAGCCTACAGCAAGTCAATAG